The nucleotide sequence GTAGCGAAAACCTACACTTTCAACCATCGAATGGATGAGGCACTTCGTGAAATGTCTGGATATCTTCGAACTGAAGAAGATGTGACTGAATTTGAAGAAATGCtccaaattttctttgaagCTGGACATCTAAGTTCTTTCCAAATTGCCGGTATCAGGCAAGAAATGGAACACAATCAAAAATGgataaatgaaaataaggatCAAATCGAAGAGTGGATTAGCAACTTCTTCGATCCTGTCGAAAATTCTTCATCTACCAAACATATTTCGCTTGGAATCGTCTTCTTTGGAATCCTTCTTAAACTTTTCTTCTAGTGTTCAGTATATTCTAATCCTCTATTATGCTTCTATGTATAACGCATATTTGATAAAGTTATGATGAACTTGAAATATTATCTTCATATAGTGGATATTCAATAAATAACTATGATTGACGTTGAGTCTGATAGGCAGATTAATgctttttttatattgtaaGATAAGAAATCTAATAAAAAGGGAATATTTCAGAGGAGGCATAACAATTGTGTGCTGATCCTAACGGTGTCAATATGTGGGTGACTATCTCAGTGAATATTCTGTTATTGCTCTTGTTCGAAAGCTCCGGATTGTGTCAGGTTTTTGGGTCAAAATCAAATGTACAGGATCTTAGGGAAATCTCGGAAATCTCCTACCGATTGAGCAATTCAACCGAACCCATTTCCTATGAATTGTGGGTTAGTACGAAGATTCATGAGGAAATCCGTGATTACACAGGAAGAGTTAAAATCGCTTTAAAAGCAAATTACGCCACAAAAACCATCATGTTAAATTCCGAAGGCATTTCTCTTCACAATTACACCCTTCGGGATCTAATGAACAACCCGTTAAAAATATCAGATATACAAGAGCAGGAACTTCAAAGAACTGTAACTTTCTCTTTAGAGGAAGAACTAAAACCCGAAGAGGTTTACGTCTTTGAAATTTACTTCAACGGACAACTTCAGAGAATTCCAAATGGATTCTGTTACAGTTCCTACGTCGATGAATATGGTGAAACTAAGTATATCGCTGTAACTCACATGCACGTTTTTAATGCCAGAAAAGTGTTCCCTTGCTACGATGAACCTCGCTATCGAACTCCATTTACGATTCATCTGACACATCATCCATCCCTACATGCAGTTTCCAATATGCCTCCTGTACAAGTCAGTAACCAGTAAGTATCCTAAATCGTTAGTGCAatgctttgaagcattggatGACGGAAGCTTCGTACCATTCGATTTATTCCCGTTTGTTCTTGAATAACTCAAatagggatctcagtggcgaaATAGGccagaccgttggctcttgggcggtgagatccctgaatcgactctcacagttgtgagttcgagtcccgacCGGTGCAATCAACTGAATGATAATGAAGCGCCCCCAATTCATACCCGGACTCCCGGAACACGAAATCCCCTTGAGAGAGGCACTTACGACTCACTGGTGATGGTCCTCTATCTGTACGAGCTCCTCGCACACACGATGTACACTGGCGAAGCTCTCGTGACAAAGTAACTACACCACTCGTATCGCTACTTGTCACCTTCACACACTCAGTGCCTGGTGGGAAGGAACCGTCATGGTTCGAATGTGACGGACATTGCCACAGTGAGGTTATAGAGAACGACCCTACTTTACTGTGTTGGCGGGAAAAAACGACTACAAtaagaagatatttttcactgtgataaaacgcaataaaatgcaccgcctctgcccacaaACCTTCAGGAGAACGGAAGCATTCACTACATACAGGCAATGCGTTCCTGAGTGATCtgcgatcagcagattcttccaagaCGAGGCACCtagtaatgattacattgtaataccaaaataaagtgtctcgataggattaataataatacctcaaaaatacttaagAAGTATGGCAAAAAACGAATGATACGAAGCTTCCGTCATCTGAAATTCAAAGCCTTCGTCAACTAccgaaaatcttgaaattttccatttaaatattttcagatcGGAAAATTCGTCAACCACAACTTTTCAAAGAACTCAGCCAATGGCAATAAATCTTATAGCTTTTGCAATTTCAAATTATGCAGTTAAAACAAGGTTCATTGAATCTCTTAACGTTGGTGTGAGTATGTTTGTACCCAAGCGGCATTTGGAGGAAGTTGACTTTGCACTCGATTTTATGGAATTCATgctcaaaaaattgaaagaataccTGGATATGGATCTTCAACTACCAAAACTTGATGGGATTACCATAAATGATTTGTTGTTAACAGGAGTAGAGAACTGGGGACTGATATACTTTAAGTAAGTAAACATCTTTGGAAGACAAATGGAACTGATTCAAAAAGATTCATGACTTTCATCAAGAAATGGTGAACGGAGAAAGATCGAAGTCTACCTTTAACAAAATTATTGTGGAGAAATTGAATCTAGCTTCCCGAAACGtcgttatgaaaaaaaaaattgagaggaCGAAATAAGATTGTGGAATTCATGTGTTCCACAAACCTGTTCCTCCGAATTCTGAGTTTGCCCTTTCATTGGTAATGAGTTCCACAAACCTGTATGTCCAGTTAATCAATCCCAGAGCAAAAGTAATGTGGCCAAATTGAATCTTACGTGTGTCTTCCCTATTATTCAATATCTGATGAAGAGGACTTAGAGAACGGAACAAGATTATGAAACTCATGAGTTCCACAAACCTGTTTCTCCGAATTCTCAGTCTGCCCTTTCATTGGTAATGAGTTCCACATTCTACAATCTTGTATGTGCAGTCAATCAATCTCAGTGCATAATTAATGTGGCCAAATTGAATCGTGTTTCTTTCTTACTATTCAATATCTGATGAAGGGGACTTAGAGAACGGAACAAGATTGTGAAACTCATGAGTTCCACAAACCTGTTTCTCCGAATTCTGAGTTTGCCCTTTCATTGGTAATGAGTTCCACAATCCTGTATGTCCAGTTAATCAATCCCCGTGCAAAAGTAATGTGGACAAATTGAATCTTACGTGTTTCTTCCCTATTATTCAATATCTGATGAAGGGGACTTAGAGAACGGAACAAGATTGTGAAACTCATGAGTTCCACAAACCTGTTTCTCCAAATTCTGAGTTTGCCCTTTCATCGGTAATGAGTTCCACAATCCTGTATGTCCAGTTAATCAATCCCCGTGCAAAAGTAATGTGGACAAATTGAATCTTACGTGTTCTTCCCTATTATTCAAAATCTGATGAAGGGGACCTAGAGAACGAAGCAAGATTGTGAAACTCATGAGTTCCACAaacctttttctccaaattcTGAGTATGCCCTTTGATTGTTGATGAGTTCCACAATCCAGTATTTTCGTCAATGGTTCTTCCCTATCATTGCATATCTGATGAAGGAAACCTAGCTCCCCGAAACGCCGTATGGAACAGAAATAAAGAGAACGATATAGGTCTTTCCGTTCACCCAATCAGACCGAACCTTATTAATGTTTCTATCCTTCCAGCCCGAAGAATGTCCTCTACAAAGGAAACTCTAGTCCGGGATTAAGGCTGAATATTGCAAGAACTATAACCCATCAACTAGTCCACAACTACTTTGGCAACCTCGTTGGAATAAGCTGGTGGAACTCATTTTGGTTGACCGAAGGCTTTGCCAGCTACTTTGAATATTCCTTTTCCAATTACTACTTGGAAGATTTCCCGATGATTGATCTCTTCGTCTCAGATTTAATGCGTAGGAATCTTGTTGAACATTCTCTTCTGATGTCTGTATCACTCAATAAGTACATAGAACATCCTGAAGAAGTTTTCTCAGTTTTCGATTTTGGAATGATCAGTAGAGGTAAACAATTATATTTCTTTTCTCttacaattcaattttaaaaatgatgccTCTATTTCAAGCCGCATCTACAATAAGAATGATTGAGCATTTCCTGGGAAAGGATACGTTTCAAAAAGGACTCCAAAAGTACCTCAAGGAGATGCAGCATTTAGCAGCGGAAGCGAAAGATTTGTATAGGAACCTTCAAGAAGCAGCTGATGAAGACCATTCCCTCCCGGAGGATATCAAAGTAGAGGATGTACTACAATCATGGATAGATCAACCAGGATACCCACTTCTGACAGTCATAAGGAATTACGAATCAAACGAAATTGTTGTGAATCAGCAGAGATTTCTTTCATCACGTGGAGAAGTTGACACCGAAGGGTTATCTTGGTGCATACCATTGTCAATCAGTACTGCAAGGAATCCCAATATGAACGACACTAAACCTTGGGTTTGGCTCAAAGAAGGGACCCGGGAGGTCGTCCTGAGGACATCAGATAATTTAACATGGGGGTCTGAGGATTGGGTTCTGTTCAACGTCGACCAAACGGGATACTATCGAGTAAATTATGATACGGAAAATTGGATACTACTGGCCAACCATCTCCATCAAGGACCTCCATTTGCAATTGGGTCTATTAATAGGGCTCAGATCATTGATGATTCCTTCAATCTTGCTTACTCAGATGTTATACCCTTTCCTCTGGCTTTGAATATAATCAAGTACGTTAGGTTTGAACCAGATTACGGAGTTTGGGTAGCAGCTAATCAGCATCTTCTGAGTCTAAACCGACATCTCGAAGGTCAATCATATGAATTGTTTTTCGGAAGATTCTTGCAGCATATCACGGAGGACCTGTTCGAGAAACTCGACGTATTTGAAAACTCAAATGAAAAGGATACCGTGAAGAATACCTTACTGCGACCAATTATTGTTGATCTTGCTTGTCGATCGCGTTCTGGAAAATGCTTGACTGCAACGAGAATTATGGTAACTGCGGAAGCTCTGACAGGACATGTCCTTGCTCCCCAAGAAGAACCTTCAGTTTATTATTGTCACGGTCTTAAGAATGCCGATGAGAAAACCTTCCAATTTTTCTGGAATAAGTTTAAATCCCTGACAAATGAACAAGAGCGAGCTCAAATAGCCAAATCTATCAGTTGCTATCGCAATTTCGACTTTGTGTATGATGTCTTGATGGAACTAGCAACGGATAGATTTTACAGTCTATTCACAGTATTGGAGAGATTCCAGATTCTCATTACAGCTGTTCGTCATGGAAATTCAAAAGTTGCACTTGAATTCCTTAAGGCCAATCACGAAAATATTTCCAGAACTTTTAGTTTTAATTTGAGAATGGAGCAAACTTTAAGGGAACTCGCACAGAATGTTCTAGATGAAGAAGTTGTACTGTATCAGGAAGTCATAGATATTCTTTTTGAAGCTGGTCACATAAGTTCGAATCAAGTTAGGCGGTACAAGCTGGAATTGGAATACCAACAGACTTGGATCGAAGAGAATAAGTTAACCATCGAAGATTGGATTATGGAATACTTTGAACCAAGTCAGAGCAAGGCAGCTAACCAAATTACCTATCTGGCCTTAATTATCTTTTCAGTTTCTGTAATTATACTATCGCGATAAAATACAAACTaggtaaatatttttactttggTTGTTTGCTTGTATGAAAGTCAATCACAATAAACAATTGATATGCGCTTGATGTTTACTTAAGATTTATGGGGGTCCTC is from Phlebotomus papatasi isolate M1 chromosome 1, Ppap_2.1, whole genome shotgun sequence and encodes:
- the LOC129798752 gene encoding aminopeptidase N-like; its protein translation is MFVPKRHLEEVDFALDFMEFMLKKLKEYLDMDLQLPKLDGITINDLLLTGVENWGLIYFNPKNVLYKGNSSPGLRLNIARTITHQLVHNYFGNLVGISWWNSFWLTEGFASYFEYSFSNYYLEDFPMIDLFVSDLMRRNLVEHSLLMSVSLNKYIEHPEEVFSVFDFGMISRAASTIRMIEHFLGKDTFQKGLQKYLKEMQHLAAEAKDLYRNLQEAADEDHSLPEDIKVEDVLQSWIDQPGYPLLTVIRNYESNEIVVNQQRFLSSRGEVDTEGLSWCIPLSISTARNPNMNDTKPWVWLKEGTREVVLRTSDNLTWGSEDWVLFNVDQTGYYRVNYDTENWILLANHLHQGPPFAIGSINRAQIIDDSFNLAYSDVIPFPLALNIIKYVRFEPDYGVWVAANQHLLSLNRHLEGQSYELFFGRFLQHITEDLFEKLDVFENSNEKDTVKNTLLRPIIVDLACRSRSGKCLTATRIMVTAEALTGHVLAPQEEPSVYYCHGLKNADEKTFQFFWNKFKSLTNEQERAQIAKSISCYRNFDFVYDVLMELATDRFYSLFTVLERFQILITAVRHGNSKVALEFLKANHENISRTFSFNLRMEQTLRELAQNVLDEEVVLYQEVIDILFEAGHISSNQVRRYKLELEYQQTWIEENKLTIEDWIMEYFEPSQSKAANQITYLALIIFSVSVIILSR